From Toxorhynchites rutilus septentrionalis strain SRP chromosome 2, ASM2978413v1, whole genome shotgun sequence, a single genomic window includes:
- the LOC129765956 gene encoding uncharacterized protein LOC129765956, with amino-acid sequence MAENKQKITNKKQFELMVGILEKNPTVAKGLKFAECSGIGRGHFNNVWSDITATLNSAGPPIRKTQEWQKVWSDLKQKIKKKLQHNQTEARATGGGPNRIVILSSYEETVANLLSFQKTIDHEGPSFGLNLSVSPEPQSSNACEMSLDGENDENLEVARGESIDVPIAITPVISSRPSSRNYRHKLLEQQSDYLRVLVENSRESHQLQKEALELQKEKFIFKKENFARAEKYKADELQFHLQVLEYKKMKLELQRSQVNENRK; translated from the exons ATGGCAGAAAACAA GCAAAAgataacgaacaaaaaacaattcgaGCTGATGGTTGGCATACTGGAGAAGAATCCGACAGTGGCCAAGGGATTGAAATTCGCAGAGTGCTCTGGTATAGGCAGAGGACACTTCAACAATGTATGGAGTGACATCACTGCAACGCTTAATAGCGCGGGTCCGCCAATCAGGAAAACGCAGGAGTGGCAAAAG GTGTGGAGCgatctcaaacaaaaaattaaaaagaagcTCCAGCATAACCAGACTGAAGCGAGAGCTACCGGGGGAGGACCAAATCGTATTGTGATTTTGTCATCATATGAAGAGACAGTGGCAAATTTATTGTCCTTCCAAAAAACTATTGACCATGAAG GTCCCTCTTTCGGTCTGAATTTAAGCGTATCACCAGAGCCACAATCATCAAACGCGTGTGAAATGTCACTGGATGgagaaaatgatgaaaatttgGAAGTGGCTAGAGGTGAATCGATTGATGTGCCAATAGCGATTACTCCTGTAATTTCCAGTCGTCCATCGTCTAGAAACTACAGGCATAAATTGCTGGAACAACAATCCGATTACCTTCGAGTACTGGTGGAAAATAGTCGCGAGAGTCATCAGCTGCAGAAGGAAGCACTAGAGCTTCAAAAAgaaaaattcatatttaaaaaGGAAAATTTTGCTCGTGCAGAAAAATACAAAGCAGACGAGTTGCAATTTCATCTACAAGTTCTTGAATACaagaaaatgaagttggaattgCAGCGCTCTCAAGtgaatgaaaatagaaaataa
- the LOC129770293 gene encoding C-type lectin 37Db-like yields MQRIVFWMWILVISRTSAQQMKCVSESKYYIPNFTANWFKATEYCKYLGMRLAEITTSEEQAKLAFFIQASDKYNATATQIWIGGNDLAEEGNFYWHDTGLGLGYTFWGEGNPDNSGDDENCVEIRYVPPGWAWHWNDRTCYAERFFACENTEQGRGILIL; encoded by the exons ATGCAGAGAATAGTGTTCTGGATGTGGATCCTCGTCATATCTCGCACATCTGCGCAGCAGATGAAATGTGTTTCAGAATCTAAGTATTACATTCCCAACTTCACG GCTAATTGGTTCAAAGCGACCGAGTACTGCAAATATCTTGGAATGCGACTGGCCGAGATTACCACATCCGAGGAACAAGCGAAGCTGGCTTTTTTCATACAGGCATCAGATAAATATAATGCAACAGCCACTCAAATTTGGATTGGAGGCAATGATCTTGCTGAGGAGGGAAACTTCTATTGGCACGACACTGGCCTTGGGCTAGGCTATACCTTTTGGGGCGAAGGTAATCCCGACAATTCGGGCGATGATGAAAATTGCGTAGAAATCCGATATGTTCCTCCAGGGTGGGCTTGGCATTGGAACGATCGAACCTGCTACGCGGAGCGTTTCTTTGCATGCGAGAACACGGAACAAGGTAGAGGGATTCTAATTCTCTGA